AGGGAATTGGTTTGAATGatcatatttgatttgatttggcATGTATATAGTttcagattaaaaaaaaaaaaaactgcttCTGACGGTCGTTTATATCATATATGTTaacaaattgttttaattatatatatatttcagtaaagataacaatttttttatatgtatatatatggtacgattctttttgtttttgtatatatatatatatattatacaatgttgttaatatatatatacatttaagtaacaataaaattcaaattttggttttgaattttatcaagaatatctaatattttaaaataaataattgaaacaaaatatcaccaaagtgatctcttttgtgtagattaatttaattaaaatatcaagatAATTGTGTGTATGTAATTCATGTATTTATTAACTGACCCAAATGTGAGTTAATATTTGGCCAAATTTCATACATACCTGTAGTGATAAATGTGTGACAATTGTAAAGTATCTTGTGTGAGCAATATGTTAATCCAAAGATTGACTTATTGTTTGACATAATATATTGTCAATGTTTGATTGTTACAACAAGAGTACTACTTACAGCTAATATTACTGTCCTAAGACTTAATATTAATGGTGTGCCTGGTATCTTGAGATGGGAttaaccaatttttgaatttattGTTTGATTATCCATATTGATGTGAgcttattttgtttgttttgttctatatATTCAGCTAGTTCATCTTCTGCTGCCTCAATATCTGCTAATATTAATTCTATTCCTATGCTTAATGGGACCAATTTCAAGGATTGGAAAATGAACTTACTAATAGTTCGAGGATGTATGGATTTAGACCATGCATTAAGGGATGAACAACCTGCACCTCCCACTGAGGAAAGCACCCGTGATGAGAAAACGAATTTTGAGAGGTGGGATCGTTCAAATCGCATGAGTTTAATGATTATGAAACACAACATCCCAGAAGCCTTTTGGGGCACAGAATCTAAAGGGATTACTAAGGCCAAGAATTTCCTTGAACAAATTGAGGAACGTTTTGCTAAAAACGATAAGGTTGAAATGACAACACTTCTTGGTTCTTTGATGACCATGAAGTATAAGGGTTAGGGAAATGTAATGGAGTACATAATGGAAATGCATCATATTGTCTCAAGACTTAGGACACTTAAGATTGAGCTTTCTGATGATGTGTTTGTACTTTTGGTTTTGTTAACACTTCCTGCAcagtttaaccaatttaaaattagttaCAACTGTCAAAAGGAGAAATGGACTCTCAGTGAGCTCATTTCTCATTGTGTGCAAGAGGAAGGGAGGttgaaaaaggaaaaaattgaAAGTGCTCACTTGGACACTGCTCCTAAAGATAAGGGCAAGAAAAGGAAATATGAGAATGAAGCTGCTAAGGGTCCAgcccaaaagaaacaacagaaGGATTTAGATGGTTGTTTCTTTTGCAACAAGTTTGGACATGTGAAGAAAGATTGTACCAAGTATCATGCATGGCGTGCAAAGAAATGTATGATTCTTGCTTTGGTCTGTTCTGAGGTTAATTTAGCTTCAGTACCTAGGAATACTTGGTggatagattctggtgctactacTCACATAAGTGTTTCTATGCAGGGTTGTCTGAGCTACCAAAAGCCAAGTGATGGTGAAAGACACATCTTTGTGGGCGATGGAAAATCGGTGGAAGTGGAAGCAATTGGACATTTTAGGTTGTTGTTAGGAACTagtttttatttggatttgaaaGATACTTTTGCTATACCGTCTTTTAGATGGAATTTAGTTTCTGTTTCTTTGTTGGACAAATTTGGATATTGTTGTTCTTTTGGAAACAATCAATTTAGTTtgtatttaaattcaaatgttgttgGAACTGGTTACTTGAATGCTTATTACAACCGTTATTTGCTAGAAACAATTGCATCCTATaatgaaaccttgcatgtggaatcACGTGGTACCAAACGCAAATTAAATAAGGAAAATTCAGCATCATTATGGTATAAGCGCTTAGGTCATATCTCAAAAGGTGGAGTTGAGCATCTTGTGTCTGATGGCATTTTAGAgtctcttgagttcacaaactttgatgtttgtgtcaattgtatcaagggaaaacagaccaaaactaagagattaggtgccaacagatcttcagatgtcttagaattgattcatacagatATTTGTGGGTCATTCCCTACAGCATCatggaatggtcaacaatatttcATATCATTCATAGACGATTACTCACGTTATGGGTACCTATATCTCATTCATGAAAAGTCACAGTCTCTTGATGTGTTCAAAGCTTATAAAGCTGAAGAtgagaatcaactcaacaaaagGATTAAAAACTTCAGATCCGATCGTGGTGGTGAGTACTACGGTAGATATGATAGCTCAGGTGAACAACGTCCATGATCGTTTGCTAAATTCCTAGAGGAATGCGGTATTTTCCCATAGTACACCATGCCAGGATCACCAAGCatgaatggtgttgctgaaagacGCAATAGGACTCTTAAGGATATGGTAAGGACCATGATTGCTCATTCTACCTTACCTGAGTCCCTTTGGGGAGAAGCATTAAAGACAGCAGCTTACATTTTGAACAAAGTACCAACTAAAGCAGTTGCAAAAACATcttatgagctttggacaggTCGAAAGCCTAGTCTAAAGCACTTTCACATTTGGGTATGTCCGGCTGAGGCAAGGCCATATAAGCCACATGAAAAGAAATTGGACTCCAAAACAATGAGCATCTACTTTATTGGTTATTCTGAGCGATCTAGGGCTATAAGTTTTATGATTCCACAATTAGAAATATTTTTGAGACGGGAACTGCAACATTTTTTTTAGGATGTTGAGTTTAGGGGGAGAAATAAGGTTAGAGACATTGCTTTTGAGGAGGAGTTGAATTCAAACTCAGTTCCTACTATCATTTTTTACAATGTTCAGGCTTCTACACCTGTAATTGTTCAAGAAATGAATCCAAAACCTCAACAAGACAATGTTGAACAAACCCCAATTCAAGATGAGGTAATTGTTCATGAAGAACAAACTCAACAGCCTCAAGAACCAGAGCCATTAAGAAGGTccacaagagaaagaagaaatgtTATTTCAGATGATTATGTTGTATTTCTTcaagaacatgaggatgacaATGGAATGATGGAAGATGATCCAATCAATTTTCACCAGGCCATTAAAAGTTCTAACTCTCAAAAGTGGATTGATGCCATGAAAGAAGAGTATAAGTctatgcaagacaataaagtttgggaaCTTGTCCCATTACTAGACGGTGCAAAACCaattggttgtaaatggatatttaaaaccaAGAGGGATGAAAATGGTAATGTGGAGAGGTATAAGGCATGTCTTGTAGCTAAAGGCTATACTCAGAAAGAAGGCATTGATTATACAGAGACTTTCTCTCCAGTTTCATCGAAAGACTCTTTTAGGACAATAATGGCACTTGTTGCTCACCTTGATCTTGAGCTACATCAGATGGATGTTAAAACTGCATTTCTCAATGGAGACATTGACGAGACAATTTATATGGTGCAACCAGAAAACTTTATGTCAGGAGACCCAAAGAATATGGTTTGTAAATTGACAAAATCTATCTATGGACTCAAGCAAGATTCTCGTCAATGGTATCACAAGTTTCATTAAGTAATTATCTCATTCAgttttgagatgaatgttgttgatgattgtgtatatcacgagttcagtgggagtaagtatatattccttgttctatatgtcgatgacatattgcttgccactaatgatatagtcttattgcacgaaaccaagagatttctatctaagcactttgagatgaaagatcttggggaTGCTTCTTTTGTattagtgttgacggtgagaactcgtcaactaagttgagttagAAGAGATTATCAagttaggatcgtcaataaaaaagctatagaaatcaaagcaataactcaagaattatgacagaataacaatggaggaatcaatcaatctttcattaactctcaagcctttgctacagtaaaacttccaaccccctttcaggtggtgttccagttcattttatagtaggctctaatggccttaggtacatagtggtccaggagaccaaatggtacataagtactatgtcaggggagtggcttcagaggttgtggtcgtacatcagcacaggagcaggtgtcaggaggatgtctccactacttgtctgtacccatatCTGATGAATGGCGGCAtgcgtagtggcgcaggtggtagtggtgtcgactctgacccttggccgtagacgtacgggccataacttttatcccagcagtcccactggtacgggtgttcgtactcagtactaggtcgtacaactatgtcccattcgactcgtactggggCCTCTAAGCGTGGGGGTCTctgggtgtaaggaatgggacccttggtgcatggctctactcatgtggccactaggtgacgtagctctcatcCCTTCGTGAGGCCCCCtcggaaggcttattgatggcgcgacTCTCTTGGCTGTTCACGGGGCCGAATGTGttgcggatgtgacccccatgaggctaTGTGCGAGGccgccaccacggggcctatttggcgaggccaccccgtgggcatgggcgaggccaccacggggcctatttggcgaggccactcggcctatgaggcgaggccacttcggcctatgaggcgaggccactcggcttatgaggcgaggccactcgggcctatgaggcgaggccactttggcCTATGAGGCGAGGCCACTCAGGCCCATGGCGAGGCCCTTGGACGCGAGGTGGCTAGTGCAAGGCTTGAGCGCGGGCTTCGCAGCTGGGCCATGACAAAGGGCGTcgcgcgcgggggccgagcgaggccaggaggcgtcgcgcgcgggggccgagcgaggccaaaaGGCGTCacgcgcgggggccgagcgaggccagggggcgtcgcgcgcgggggccgagcgaggccagggggcgtcgcgcgcgggggccgagcgaggccagggggcgtcgtgcgcgggggccgagcgaggccagggggCGTCGCGCACGGGGGCCGAGCAAGGCCAGGGGGCGTCGCGCACGGGTGGCCGAACGACGCCCACGGCGTCGTGCTGGACGTCTGAGCGAGGTCAGGGCGGCTTCGCGTCTATGTCTCGCAAATGGGGGCTATATGGTAATGATCCCGTAAGGCACGGGTCTAGATTCGTGGCGTGATGACTTCCCGAGACGGTGGTGGCCCGAGGGCCTCACATAACCTCATAATTTGCCTTGGTGGGATTTGggcgtccacacttgccccccagtctaggagaggacctttaggtgctcttgtagactattcaccttgattcttataaataggccctcatgcatggcctaaAATCTTCACTTCACTTCTTTGGCTTATTGGTTTGAAGaacccttcctttttcaagaggtaaggggttcaatcctccACAACCCTGttttttccatagtttcatttgttttattttttcacttcatttcatttttctttttctttttttacatatgagctaatttcttggtgtgtctatttagtgactaacacatctttctggtccatTCTTGCAGACACGCATTTTCGactctttggtgcttttcgctcctCGACCTCCTTTGGACCCTAACTTCGCTctcttaatcgcttgaggtatattttctttccttctcccttttattttttatcgagtccaaactagcagtactcgggatggggtatcttagcctgagcttgtagtgagtttgaccatatgcacgcccctcccctttttttttataccctgtagtgggccatttagggtgtttgcatctagagacattaagcctattcctttgtgttttgtagcctttcctttgtttatacgtgaacccctttttgctgttgggacgtggtttcatggccggTGACGGCCTGTCCGACATACCCCCAGAGGccgagtttattgacctgtcctcagactcagagtcccctgagggcaaccctcaccaggactatgactccttaaggcaagcccgcatccgccaccttgagtgcatggctgaacttaggcgtaaaatttgggtggtggagagcgaaattgactcggtgttgagaggatACGGAggacctcccccccccccccccccccccccagaccttagcgaccacgtagcgagccttaggatgaccctttctgacttgcagtgggagttagagtttatggagggacaccttccgcctgagccttccagcccatcctcgcttGATGACTGTCAGGGGGCTGCTTCTGCTTCTCCTCAACCCCTAGTCTCAGTTTGTCCTAGCTTAGCACTTCCGccgtcgctccctcgatggaagactcttgttaggaagaaaaaatggagggtcaagtactctgtctcttcctcacatctttcttttgattttgcagatatgccgaaggcacGCCGTCAGGTGTCTactgataactctatattttagagttattaattgagcttttggacttaaaaagttaggtgaaatagagtgtttgtgctgttattgtgtggttttagtcactttgtctcttaactttgtttgtgtaatttgtcttaattaatgattaatcttgtggaaaataatggaattatgttctaAAAAGGTGGTATTTATTTTGAAGGCATAGCAagagggtgcttggaaagcttagtgaagcatgtggaaggaaatcatattagagctgaaattctggctgttgttgcaacatcagtcaactttgctgcagcaaagtatgGACAGTCAGCAACATAAAGTCTGCACACTTGGCATGTACTTATatgaggtggaaaggagctgCAACTTCTGAAAAGGAACATAATATTGTCCCCCacgtgtagagagagaaggagagggttTATACCCTTTGTGAGCCCAAAAAAGGGATTATCTTCTTCACCCAAGAAAATAGAGTAAAGAGGAAGAGAACCAGCCGCCCAAAGCTCCATTAAAGGGGTTTATTTCTGAATTTCTGGAGTTGAATcatcaagaagagaagaggaaagagaaggaagctagaagaagaagaggattaagagttagaagacaagaagagaatatctctatcaacttggcttgtttttctaaactcaactttcatataatttaattttctttttcttccttccttGAACTCTTGAGATAATGCTGAATATTTATTGTGGTGATTTGGGTATTTTTACTATGACTTAAGTTATTTGTGTTagggatattgatgaaccctaatttgcaATTGCCCCCAAattgttgactattttatgaaatttttctcttgttcaattgagctattttattgtgcaaatctcttgcttgagaatgatcaacttttgtgagagacaagctagttttaattccggaagggtaaaaattagtggaaatgcttgattgacgcatgttgatacttttgtattgattagtgaataacttaggaatattttatttaccttgcaaacttgaaggattgatgctaggaattatgttcttgaaattaaatttagcataGGAATATGCGAATATAATTGATGGAAttttaacatgagcatttggaaaaatggcatgtgcattaaattggaaatcctagttacaagagaactttgctatgaactttgttgcaacatcaggggcaaaactacaaattagggggatttgatatgcctaactttTATCATCATAGTAATCGCAATTTGTTATTTTCTAGCTTTATTGTTAAACGCCtaaattaattatcttgtttAGTTCTTTTCTGTCCTTTAGTTAATTTGATTAATCATAAAAAAGGGATAATTAATTGCACCCCAAATTGTTTGATGATGATTTTTACAATACTTGTTTGgcaatccttgaggagacgataaaaattactttcattatattacttgttcaacgattgtgtacacttgcacacacttaggaaaatCCGCAACATCTACTCACGAGCAGGACGACGCCCCTTTACTAGCTTCCGAGCTGGTGTCGCGCGTGTCCAACAACAAACTGATAGACATCGTGAATGATTATCGCGTCCCTCCAGATTATGCTCTATATGCCCCTTtggaggcatgccgggccgacTACCCTAGGctcggcttcgtggccctcagcgagCAAATTCTAAAAGCAGGTGGTACCATTCCGTTGCATCCGTTCTTTGTtgcagtcctcaactacttcgatcttgccccgcttcagctggcacccaacggCTGgatgactttgagctgccttttcgtTGCATACATGAAACTGTTGAAACGCGCCCCTACGGCCACCGAGgtacatttcctctacaaccttaTGCCCCTCCACAATTCAAAAGCTTTTACtacttacaaaaagccaacaacggggcctctttgatagagggttcggtgtctaacccgggcgcttggaagcgggactttttcttcgtggaaggcccaCTCTCTGTCCGTGAGGAGTTCCGgaccactcccagtaagtactctCATCATCACTTTcgctctttttttttgtttttgaaactTATGGTTCCGTGCCTTACGCTCACACCGACAATGGCTCGTATTGTGCAAAGCGATTCGCCGAACCCTCCATCGTCGGGATGGAAGCGAAAGACATGAGACGGTTCCTCACCGCCAATCCTGCCAGGAAAGAGGCGGCGCGCCTTTTCACCGTAAAGAATTTGAACCGCTACAAGCTAACTCccgtctctgaccccaagttgttgtggaccatctctgggtccacgaagatgaaggagaccttggctgagccttgcctggatgacgatgaggatgaggaggggCCGGAGGAGGCCCCCCTTGACCGTGGGGGATTCCACCAACcgcctccatctcctggggggtGTCCTCCATGTGCTCCTTAcgatccggacatagcccctccCTCACAAGACCAGCATGACATTCCGGGGTGTAGTATTTACCCTGACCCCGAAGGCCATgacgccttcactcaggctcctcaTGACATCGGATCATCGAGGGCAGATTTCGTTGGCCTTGCGGTCCCCCCCTTTGATCTATCAGAGCCTCGACATTCCACATTCACCGCGCCTCCTCCCGCATCGgcaagcgggtcgtctgtccccatccagccaggtgcccctaggacggatggggagccctgggtgacccGGATAGCAACGTCGTTCGGACAGCGATACATCCAgcttgcctcgggcctccccgtatctgactggaatggccttgggaaCGTGGCTCAGACGGACCTTGGGGAGAACCTAAGACGCTCCATGACTTGGGTGAGTCTCTGCTCCTCGCAttggccctattatgtataggtgtttatgcatatattcttttttttcttttgtcactTATCGCTGCTGttgctaactttttttttttttttttttttgtgcaggcctatacgCTGGCTATGCGGTTTGTTGACTCGTCTAACAACCTCTTCGCGTCTGCTGCTGAGAGGAACTGCCTTACAGCCcgagtgcaggagcttgaggaagagcttAATGGAACCAATGCTAAGTTGTCAGAGGTCCAAACCCAATTTTCCAACTTGTCATTGAAGAGGAAGGAAGTAAGGGCCAAGACTAAGAGGTTAGAAGGCAAGGTCACTCGCTTGGAGCGTGAGCTCCAGGAAGCCAAGGCCACTGCGGACGCGTCTCAACAGAGGGTTACCCAattggaggccgaagtcgaggccctcagggccgAGCTTTAGTCGGCGCAGGAGAGgagtgcttccttggaggcggagagggccaccaccgagcgcaggtccatagatcgtgccctttacaatgtgtggaggcaagatcctaatttcgacttctcctcttttggtgaacaggccgttgctcgagcggccttgtggagtgcccactttaggaggccttgaagtagtcttgctctttttttttttactttgtaatatcattatcactgctacttttcttttggtaactcttgttccatctcaagaactcttttttctaatgtataaatacatgtgttgctgtttatttcttgttctactgcatttgaggcccttttaagcctgtatgatggggtttggttggttcccctcttttatttaccaggttggaggtcctttggagcccattcgagagggttcactgagacatcttttggtgcctcttgattacttttgtaaggatattttgaccccttgggtcctagctatccttttatatatttttgtgcgcgcttattatttgttgcgagaagcgtccttctcgtcattatgcatagtactatttttacaagggtctcttttgggatcctttttggctaggcggcttggcggccgctctagacttattattgtcgttaccatataatggctagacagcttggtggccgctctagacttattatcatcgttaccatatatttttttttgtaagtccctaaggcctccttgatattcacacgggtagctaatccttgtgatcccaggagatgccttgtaaggactccgcttaaggccctgatatagggggtccctctgggatccctGTTGAAGGGTCCTTTttggggtcctcctgatggagggtcctttttgaggatcctcttggtagagggtcttCCTTAGGAGTTAGGAAGGCaaggagtcctttttaggatccttcgttagagggtccctttttaggagttaggagggcaaggggtcctctttaggatcctccgttagagggtccctttttaggagcccttttgctGGCTGCATGTTCTTGCCCCCCGTCCTGCCCCCctagtgcttggtgaaatttatttcggcaggcactttggctgatgcttgtGCAGCGAAGAAAGTAAGCATGGGAAGTAGCAAACGGTTTCATTCATAGCACGCGGTTTACATctaactttgtaaataaaaagggaggctacatctaactaggaggctacctagggtagcctctttgattcttacttaagctaaaataacgaagaacaagctaaacataggttcttttggcactaagagccgaagtcttgctggtagcacttctcgagaggctccgtaacctgtgggtccaatcttgtgcggatctaacttgtgtgggtcgcttCTTTATGCATAGCCATCGTCATTGGcatggatggtttggtggctgcgcggagggacatgttatagcattccctcgcttccttctgctcccctttcacacatgctactcccccaggggtagggaatttcatggctaggtgatacacagaagttatcgccttcaattctcttagagagggtctccctaataccgtattgaaggctgaggtgcaatctaccacgacgaagttagccattatggtggtttgcctgggtttctcccccatggtgagggccaattcgattgtccccaggggttgcatcgagtctcccgtaaacccatacaaagtcgtagtgaaaggctttaggtgacagaggctcaatcccatcttttccagtgcctgtcgatacaagatgtccacggaGCTCCTGTTATCCACCAtaacccgatgtaccctcatgttagctagctgggcggttagcaccagggggtcgttatgaggaaagtgcaccccctgcgcatcttcttcagtgaaagttatcgagtcattctcgcccttgaagctcttcggggggcgttgctccaaacttaaaacgcaatgtggtggacttcgtcgggcctccttggcatacctgtctcgccctttcctagaatcgcctccgaatcctggtcctccaaagatggtcctgacctctccttgcacttccggggccacctcacgtgcccgcggcggggacactcctccttctggcctctggttatccttgcgcacatacctgcccaaatgtcccctgcgaatgagttcttcaatttcttccttcaaatggatacactctgccgtggtatgactggtatccttgtggtactgatagtatctactagggtcccttttggaccggtcctttctcattggtgggggccttttgaaaggaactcgatcttcattggtgaggtaaatgtgctccctggtatctgtgaggtctgtgtagtaagtgtaagccgcttgcctgtgatcattcccctgtttggttttcctctggtggtcatctcttgatccatcataccttttcttctttgctacattcgacccgtcgttagttgggagcttcgcgtggggctcctcctttcctgccttcaggttggcgtggccatcctccacgcggATGTACTTttgcgctctctcatagaagtcatctaagtcggtgacttccctcttcaacatgttgtcccacaacttgcttcctgggagaactccagcggtaatggccatttttaactctcggcgcgttaggctccccacttttgcggcctccatattgaaccggtgaatgtagctcttcaggctctcattctccccttgctttacgttggccaggctggtacctggcatcgtgtagtcccgcacgacatggtgctgttggaggaattcatcagaaaactgctgccaggatctgatggaccccggccttaatcttttgaaccatttgtaggcgggtcctttcagagtgacagcgaagcaatggtacctggcaccacttccaatccccctcagtttcatcaaatcattaaacgcatccaggtggtactttggatccgtgctcccttcgtagggggtcatattgggctccttaaagttggcag
The genomic region above belongs to Humulus lupulus chromosome 1, drHumLupu1.1, whole genome shotgun sequence and contains:
- the LOC133812968 gene encoding uncharacterized protein LOC133812968; this translates as MCDNSSSSSAASISANINSIPMLNGTNFKDWKMNLLIVRGCMDLDHALRDEQPAPPTEESTRDEKTNFERWDRSNRMSLMIMKHNIPEAFWGTESKGITKAKNFLEQIEERFAKNDKVEMTTLLGSLMTMKYKG